In Priestia megaterium NBRC 15308 = ATCC 14581, the following proteins share a genomic window:
- a CDS encoding S8 family peptidase has product MKSKVRIIPFQVVEQLNQFNEVPEGVALIGAEQVWKQTKGRGITIAVLDTGCDVTHQDLQERIIGGKNFTQDDQQNPDIFQDYNGHGTHVAGTIAAAHNGTGVVGVAPEVGLLILKVLDGNGSGQYEWIIQGINYAIEQKVDIISMSLGGPSDVPELHEAIQDAVDQNILVVCAAGNEGDGEGSTDEFAYPGSYNEVITVGAVDLEKRSSVFSNSNNEVDVVAPGEKIVSTYLNGKYAALSGTSMATPHVAGALGLIKVLSNEMFGRELTEPELYAQLIRRTLPLNESPREVGNGFVHLTVVEKLLREIQSQMTSEVIR; this is encoded by the coding sequence ATGAAAAGCAAAGTGCGCATTATCCCATTTCAAGTAGTTGAACAATTGAATCAATTTAATGAAGTCCCAGAAGGAGTCGCTCTAATTGGAGCAGAGCAAGTATGGAAGCAAACAAAGGGACGGGGAATAACCATAGCGGTTTTGGATACCGGCTGTGATGTTACACATCAAGATTTGCAGGAGCGAATTATTGGAGGAAAAAACTTTACACAAGATGATCAGCAAAATCCAGATATTTTTCAAGATTATAATGGTCACGGCACTCACGTAGCAGGCACAATTGCAGCAGCGCATAATGGAACGGGTGTTGTAGGAGTGGCTCCTGAAGTGGGCTTACTTATCCTAAAAGTACTTGATGGAAATGGTTCAGGTCAATACGAGTGGATTATTCAAGGTATTAACTACGCCATCGAGCAAAAAGTAGATATCATTTCGATGTCGCTTGGAGGTCCGTCGGATGTGCCTGAGCTGCATGAAGCGATTCAAGATGCTGTTGATCAGAATATTTTAGTTGTCTGCGCAGCGGGAAATGAAGGAGATGGAGAAGGCTCCACAGATGAGTTTGCGTACCCTGGCTCATATAATGAAGTGATTACCGTAGGAGCTGTTGATTTAGAGAAACGATCTTCGGTATTTTCCAACTCAAACAACGAAGTAGATGTAGTAGCTCCGGGAGAGAAGATCGTATCAACTTACTTGAATGGAAAGTATGCCGCACTGAGCGGAACCTCTATGGCAACACCTCACGTAGCAGGGGCCTTAGGATTGATAAAAGTTCTTTCAAATGAAATGTTTGGAAGAGAACTTACAGAACCAGAGCTTTATGCACAGTTAATCAGAAGAACCCTTCCATTAAATGAATCACCAAGAGAAGTAGGAAACGGATTTGTGCACTTGACCGTTGTTGAAAAGCTGTTGCGTGAAATTCAAAGTCAAATGACTTCAGAGGTGATCAGATGA
- a CDS encoding alkaline phosphatase has translation MKKRAIGAAVLSAVTVAALAFGTNSPTDAKAAKGVNNQKAKNVILFVGDGMGTDHRDAIRLAAVGANGKLAMDDMPAVGRVHTSSGNSFVTDSAAAATAMASGVKSYNGAIGVNMKGKPVQTVLEKAKLAGKTTGLVTTSQVTDATPAAFGAHVKDRSAQSDIAKQYLENSKIDVILGGGEDYWYTKGNEGAHSDAPPEDKTEGSKGTQGNLVNKAQKLGYTYVNNENELKYAKGTKLLGLFANEEMFQQAPEGQGDVYNPQVSLKDMTKKAINTLSQNKKGFFLVVEEEAIDEMAHNNNAELMIKAGKQLDDTVKMAKAYAKTHPDTLVLVTADHATGGLALEKVDNKDNDGDEVSKEDGPFAIAHSKEQFVADWTTEEHTSSDVPLNAMGAGSERFTGVYENTYLHDALLKAMNLK, from the coding sequence ATGAAAAAACGTGCAATTGGAGCGGCAGTATTATCAGCGGTAACTGTAGCAGCGCTGGCATTTGGAACAAATTCACCAACAGATGCTAAAGCAGCTAAAGGCGTAAATAACCAAAAAGCTAAAAATGTTATTCTTTTTGTTGGAGACGGTATGGGTACCGACCATCGTGATGCAATCCGACTGGCCGCCGTAGGAGCAAATGGAAAGTTAGCAATGGATGATATGCCGGCAGTAGGGAGAGTCCATACATCTTCAGGAAATTCATTTGTTACGGATTCTGCAGCAGCTGCTACAGCCATGGCTTCAGGAGTTAAAAGTTATAATGGCGCTATTGGCGTAAATATGAAAGGAAAGCCTGTTCAAACAGTTTTAGAAAAAGCAAAATTAGCTGGGAAAACGACGGGGCTTGTGACAACAAGTCAAGTAACAGACGCAACTCCAGCTGCTTTTGGCGCACATGTTAAAGATCGAAGTGCTCAAAGTGACATCGCGAAGCAGTATCTTGAAAACAGTAAGATAGATGTGATTCTAGGTGGCGGAGAAGATTATTGGTACACAAAAGGAAATGAAGGTGCACACTCAGATGCCCCGCCAGAAGATAAAACTGAAGGAAGCAAAGGAACGCAAGGAAACTTAGTAAACAAAGCACAAAAACTTGGGTATACGTACGTTAATAACGAAAATGAATTAAAATATGCTAAGGGAACAAAATTGCTTGGTCTGTTTGCTAATGAAGAAATGTTTCAACAAGCTCCTGAAGGCCAAGGTGATGTGTACAACCCTCAAGTATCTCTAAAAGACATGACAAAAAAAGCAATCAATACGCTATCACAAAATAAAAAAGGGTTCTTTCTTGTAGTAGAAGAGGAGGCCATTGATGAAATGGCTCATAATAATAATGCTGAACTCATGATTAAAGCAGGTAAGCAGCTTGATGATACGGTGAAGATGGCTAAAGCTTATGCTAAAACACACCCAGACACTCTCGTATTAGTAACAGCTGACCATGCAACCGGAGGTTTAGCACTTGAAAAAGTAGACAATAAAGATAACGATGGAGATGAAGTATCAAAAGAAGATGGGCCATTTGCAATCGCTCATTCAAAAGAGCAGTTCGTTGCGGATTGGACAACTGAAGAGCATACGTCATCAGACGTTCCTTTAAATGCAATGGGTGCCGGCTCAGAAAGATTTACCGGAGTATATGAAAATACGTATTTACATGATGCTCTTCTAAAAGCAATGAATTTAAAATAG
- a CDS encoding MarR family winged helix-turn-helix transcriptional regulator, with amino-acid sequence MDNNLDSKIEHLYQINTSFFQYMRHLVEETLKTQPYHLTPTKFYILNYIASGTKYMVADISNKLHLTSGATTSLLNQLEEESLIQRVRDEKDRRVVWVSLTDESKKLVSMITEKRNGFLKDMLAALSVEEQEEYFRLLNKMDALLSDKYGFSY; translated from the coding sequence ATGGATAACAATTTAGATTCAAAAATTGAACACCTTTATCAAATTAACACATCTTTTTTTCAATATATGCGACATTTAGTCGAAGAAACATTAAAAACACAGCCTTATCACTTAACACCCACTAAATTTTATATCTTAAACTACATTGCCAGCGGCACAAAGTATATGGTAGCAGATATTTCAAATAAACTTCACTTAACCTCGGGCGCTACAACTAGCTTATTAAATCAATTGGAAGAAGAATCTCTCATTCAGCGCGTGCGAGACGAAAAAGACCGGAGAGTCGTGTGGGTTTCATTGACCGATGAATCAAAGAAACTTGTTTCAATGATTACAGAGAAGCGAAATGGATTTTTAAAAGATATGCTAGCAGCTCTAAGTGTAGAAGAACAAGAAGAATATTTTCGCTTATTAAATAAAATGGACGCCCTTTTAAGTGATAAATATGGATTTTCATATTAG
- a CDS encoding endonuclease I family protein, which produces MRSSLDMLMMEKQQAKALYHEYVNNRSYYDEKTDEENKNLYYQDTLFEREAMQTLLTETHQHLLSYSPHKYVYPWVDLQENGELKSLYSGKGMDPLETIQQDIDQLQSFSNSSLSSNDILLNCEHVVPQSWFGKHEPMRGDLHHLFACEPSCNSRRGNSSYIDFADYTPEVKQSDVKEGCGKAEKGKFEPEYGKGIVARSTLYFLIRYYNKIDSSRVDLPLLLKWHEEFTVSLYEKHRNAAIFELQGNRNPFIDFPDKAGALMSSAF; this is translated from the coding sequence ATGAGAAGCAGTTTAGATATGTTAATGATGGAAAAGCAGCAGGCAAAAGCTCTTTATCACGAATACGTAAACAATCGAAGTTATTATGATGAAAAGACGGATGAAGAAAATAAAAATCTTTATTATCAAGATACGCTCTTTGAAAGAGAAGCCATGCAAACTTTGTTAACGGAAACGCATCAGCATTTGCTAAGTTATTCGCCGCATAAATATGTATATCCATGGGTGGATCTACAGGAGAATGGGGAGCTGAAAAGTCTATACTCAGGGAAAGGGATGGATCCGTTAGAAACTATACAGCAAGATATTGATCAACTTCAATCGTTTAGTAACTCCTCTCTTTCAAGCAATGACATACTGCTAAACTGTGAGCACGTTGTCCCGCAATCTTGGTTTGGAAAACACGAGCCTATGAGAGGTGACCTGCATCATTTATTTGCGTGTGAACCTTCTTGCAACAGCCGAAGAGGTAATTCTTCTTATATTGACTTCGCGGATTATACGCCGGAAGTAAAGCAATCAGATGTGAAAGAAGGATGTGGCAAAGCAGAAAAAGGTAAGTTTGAACCTGAATATGGAAAAGGAATTGTGGCTCGATCAACTCTTTATTTTTTAATTCGCTATTATAATAAAATTGACTCTTCGCGAGTAGATCTTCCTCTTTTACTAAAATGGCATGAAGAATTTACTGTTTCACTTTATGAAAAACATCGCAATGCAGCAATCTTTGAGTTGCAAGGCAACCGAAATCCTTTTATCGATTTTCCTGACAAAGCAGGTGCGTTAATGAGTTCTGCTTTCTAA
- a CDS encoding DsbA family oxidoreductase — MKIEVWSDFVCPFCYIGKRRLEQALQQFAHKDDVQVEFKSFELDPNAPVNTGKTINEALAAKYGMTIEQAKQANEGIGQQAASVGLSFNFDDMKPTNTFDAHRLAKFAKAQGKEAAITEKLLYAYFTESKHLGEEETLVAVAEDAGLDREEARQILADKNAYANEVRSDEATAQQYGISGVPYFVVNQKYAISGAQPVETFVGALQQVWEEENPTPALKSLSPEGADDAFCADGQCAVPDSSKNQQ; from the coding sequence ATGAAAATAGAAGTTTGGTCAGATTTTGTCTGTCCTTTTTGTTATATTGGAAAGCGCCGATTAGAACAAGCGCTTCAGCAATTTGCACACAAAGATGATGTGCAGGTTGAATTTAAAAGCTTCGAGCTAGATCCAAATGCCCCAGTTAATACTGGCAAAACGATTAATGAAGCTCTTGCTGCTAAATATGGAATGACCATTGAACAAGCAAAACAAGCAAATGAAGGTATCGGGCAGCAGGCAGCTAGTGTGGGCTTATCCTTTAATTTTGACGATATGAAGCCAACTAATACATTTGATGCTCACCGCTTAGCTAAATTTGCAAAAGCTCAAGGAAAAGAAGCAGCCATTACAGAAAAACTCTTATATGCATACTTTACTGAATCAAAACATCTAGGTGAAGAAGAGACGCTGGTTGCTGTTGCAGAAGATGCAGGTCTTGACCGAGAAGAAGCACGTCAAATTCTCGCGGATAAAAACGCATACGCAAATGAAGTGCGCAGTGATGAAGCAACGGCTCAGCAATATGGCATTAGCGGTGTTCCATATTTTGTTGTTAATCAAAAATATGCGATTTCAGGTGCACAGCCAGTCGAAACATTTGTAGGAGCTCTCCAACAAGTATGGGAAGAAGAAAATCCGACTCCCGCTTTGAAGAGCCTTTCTCCAGAAGGCGCAGATGATGCCTTTTGTGCAGATGGTCAATGTGCCGTTCCTGATTCCTCTAAAAACCAACAATAA